The Faecalibacter sp. LW9 genome has a segment encoding these proteins:
- a CDS encoding IS1182 family transposase: MYTSSKIVFKDYNPKENLLFPPNLSELIEEKHPVRVISNIIDGLAIKNLINSYKPYGTSSYHPKMLLKVLIYGYLSNIYSSRKLEQALKENIHFMWLSGMNRPDHNTINRFRSERLKGKLKSIFTQIVLLLEKEGIVSLTTTFVDGTKIEANANRYTFVWGRAIKKHKARISEQLEDLWNYAESVAKEELQNTENIEFKEIDSEKVTQTIDKINEVLKDKKIPSKIRQKLNYGKRNWSKNLEKYKKQEEILQQRNSYSKTDTDATFMRMKEDHMKNGQLKPAYNLQISTNKQYILHYSIHHNPTDTKTLKPHLAGFEQHYHRTPKELVADAGYGSEENYNLLKSKKIKPYVKYNYFRKDQKSGQITSSESNPKLAKIREKAYKLLNTVKGIKLRKQRCHDVEPVFAEIKHNKNFKRFMLRGVDKVEIEVGLLAIAHNLKKMAKIT, translated from the coding sequence GTGTATACTAGTTCGAAAATAGTCTTTAAAGATTACAATCCCAAAGAAAATTTGCTTTTTCCTCCAAATTTATCGGAGTTGATAGAAGAAAAGCATCCTGTTAGAGTTATTTCCAATATAATAGATGGTTTAGCAATTAAAAATCTTATTAATAGCTATAAACCATATGGAACATCATCTTATCACCCAAAAATGCTTCTGAAAGTGTTGATTTATGGCTACCTAAGTAATATTTATTCAAGCCGTAAATTAGAACAAGCACTGAAAGAAAATATTCATTTTATGTGGCTTTCTGGAATGAATCGTCCTGACCATAATACGATAAATCGCTTTCGTAGCGAGCGATTAAAAGGTAAACTGAAATCTATATTCACTCAAATAGTCTTGCTTTTAGAAAAAGAAGGAATCGTTAGTTTAACAACCACTTTTGTTGATGGGACTAAGATTGAGGCAAACGCTAATCGCTATACATTCGTTTGGGGAAGAGCGATTAAAAAACACAAAGCTAGAATTTCTGAGCAGTTAGAAGACTTATGGAATTACGCAGAAAGTGTAGCAAAAGAAGAGCTTCAAAACACAGAAAATATTGAATTTAAAGAAATCGATTCTGAAAAAGTCACACAAACAATTGATAAGATAAATGAAGTTTTGAAAGATAAAAAAATCCCATCAAAGATTCGTCAAAAGCTCAATTATGGAAAGAGAAATTGGTCTAAGAATTTAGAAAAATACAAAAAACAAGAAGAGATTTTACAACAAAGAAATTCTTACTCTAAGACCGATACAGATGCTACATTTATGAGAATGAAAGAAGATCATATGAAAAATGGTCAGCTAAAACCCGCTTATAATCTGCAAATCTCCACGAATAAACAGTATATTTTACATTATTCTATTCACCATAATCCAACCGATACAAAAACTCTAAAACCTCATTTAGCAGGTTTTGAGCAGCATTACCATAGAACTCCAAAAGAGCTTGTAGCCGATGCGGGCTATGGCTCAGAAGAAAATTATAACTTGCTTAAATCAAAAAAGATAAAACCTTACGTAAAATACAATTACTTCAGAAAAGATCAAAAATCAGGACAAATTACTTCTTCAGAGAGCAATCCCAAACTGGCTAAAATAAGAGAAAAAGCATATAAACTTCTCAATACAGTGAAAGGTATCAAACTCAGAAAACAAAGATGTCACGATGTTGAACCAGTTTTTGCCGAAATAAAACACAACAAAAACTTTAAACGATTTATGTTAAGAGGAGTTGATAAAGTCGAAATTGAAGTCGGCTTACTTGCTATTGCTCATAACTTAAAGAAAATGGCGAAAATCACCTGA
- the lptB gene encoding LPS export ABC transporter ATP-binding protein, with protein MVLRGENLIKDYGKKHVVKGVSFQVEQGEIIGLLGPNGAGKTTSFYMIVGLVQATQGRVFLDKHDITKDPMYKRAQKGIGYLAQEASIFRKLSVEDNIKSVLQFTKLSAKEQQMKVDALIEEFSLEHVRRNRGDLLSGGERRRCEIARCLATEPKFILLDEPFAGVDPIAVEDIQKIVRSLKDKNIGILITDHNVSQTLAITDKTYIMFEGKILKSGSPEELANDPDVRRVYLGENFTYQQI; from the coding sequence ATTGTATTAAGAGGAGAAAATTTAATTAAAGATTACGGCAAAAAACACGTCGTAAAAGGAGTTTCTTTCCAAGTAGAGCAAGGAGAAATTATTGGATTATTAGGTCCGAATGGAGCAGGAAAAACAACATCATTTTATATGATTGTTGGTTTAGTTCAAGCGACACAAGGGCGTGTATTCTTGGATAAACACGATATTACTAAAGATCCCATGTATAAGCGAGCGCAAAAAGGAATTGGTTACTTAGCGCAAGAAGCTTCGATTTTCCGTAAACTATCGGTGGAAGATAACATCAAATCGGTTTTACAATTCACTAAACTTTCGGCGAAAGAACAACAAATGAAAGTTGATGCTTTAATCGAGGAATTCTCATTAGAGCACGTTCGTCGTAATCGTGGAGATTTATTATCTGGAGGTGAACGTCGTCGTTGCGAAATTGCACGATGTTTAGCAACTGAACCTAAGTTTATCTTATTGGATGAGCCATTTGCTGGAGTTGACCCGATTGCCGTGGAAGATATTCAAAAAATTGTTCGTTCTTTAAAAGATAAGAATATTGGAATCTTAATTACCGACCACAACGTATCGCAAACATTAGCCATTACCGATAAAACATATATTATGTTCGAAGGTAAAATCTTGAAATCTGGTTCGCCAGAAGAGTTGGCAAATGACCCTGATGTACGTCGTGTGTATTTAGGAGAAAACTTCACGTATCAACAGATTTAG
- a CDS encoding 30S ribosomal protein THX: MGKGDKKTRRGKIVNGSYGKTRPRKVYRYVDDVDQPEVKESKKA; this comes from the coding sequence ATGGGAAAAGGAGATAAGAAGACACGTCGAGGAAAAATTGTTAATGGATCATACGGAAAGACTCGTCCTCGCAAAGTTTACCGATATGTTGATGATGTAGATCAACCAGAAGTAAAGGAGTCTAAAAAAGCGTAA
- a CDS encoding SusC/RagA family TonB-linked outer membrane protein — protein sequence MKRRLTSLSLLAFLGLGSLAFAQVTGVVNDADGFPESDVEVTVKGTDKVAYTDMDGAFDIDAQIGDVIVINGKEFNVTSNTLGTLNYVDPKKQETVELGTVNILGSIKLDPTQKIGSFETIKRDDLEQTPVASVDEVLNGRVAGLNFSTGGGQPGSANVIAIRGAGSFVGTTNPLYVIDGVVVGKGDDNSGVMTSFNPLSSIDPNQIESITVLKDASSTALYGARGANGVIVVKTKRGKFNQKTKFNVATEMSIQDIAFDKAKFLNSEDFVKWGGLSFYNTGEFSSQLEAQNYFSDDVIGWDGKTNEDWTKAIQRDMSTVRTYSFSATGGSDNTSFRTGFSYYDNDPLIINSKFDRLSASLAVDHKASDRFKLGTNLNYSRVQNKTYADAGAYSNPWATRWTIIPTLPVYNADGSYNLNLLGNKDFNPVGLQKENKVGGTVNTFLASVYGDYQIIKDLSFNSQFGTQYQNLDETLYWNPYFGDGQRTNGYMYESQSQYTDWNWVNTLTYNKKFGDRHEFIANAGWEYQEHIGKIRSQDKQNFILNGMYMDNASQALSISGNRIKWTQISYFGRLNYIFDGKYTVNGQVRRDANSTLGINDQAGLFWSVGGSWAMNKDLNIRFVDNLTLRANYGEIGNVPYADGWGNQYNSYSTLANTRNYGDAGVLIVDTAGNPNLKWEISKQANIGLDYSLFNGFLSGTIDAYNKRTEDAIFPVQIPSETPSSADYIMKNVGEIVNKGIEATVTVRPFRGDFNWNISANFAYNKSEVGDLIDNDAIYLEGGNKAVQSGRLFGEYYMVGWAGVDQSNGNPLFYTDETETETTSNYNEASKYFQDKSPFPKYMAGLRNDLSYKNITLSVFLSGQFEYSVIDRFSNYIYNDGAYYDINVYQEALTDSWTPQNTTASNPMQVYGNGTGSNKMSTRFLRDGDHIRLKEVKLAYSLGDKLEKSGISNLTVYVRATNLATWAFDKKLTFDPETNSNSYSYGWQGKGTYDYTSPIMRSFSVGVSVDF from the coding sequence ATGAAGAGAAGATTAACATCTTTGAGTTTGTTAGCTTTCCTAGGATTAGGATCGTTAGCTTTTGCTCAGGTAACGGGTGTAGTAAATGATGCTGATGGATTCCCAGAATCTGATGTTGAAGTTACTGTTAAAGGAACTGATAAGGTTGCTTACACAGATATGGATGGTGCTTTTGATATTGATGCTCAAATTGGAGACGTAATAGTCATCAATGGAAAAGAGTTCAACGTAACATCGAATACTTTAGGGACATTAAATTATGTTGATCCTAAAAAACAAGAAACTGTAGAATTAGGTACAGTAAATATTTTAGGTTCAATTAAATTAGATCCTACTCAAAAAATTGGTTCTTTCGAAACAATTAAACGTGATGATTTAGAACAAACTCCAGTAGCTTCTGTGGATGAGGTTTTAAATGGTCGTGTGGCTGGTTTAAACTTCTCAACAGGTGGTGGTCAACCAGGTTCTGCTAACGTTATTGCAATTCGTGGTGCAGGTTCTTTCGTTGGAACAACAAACCCATTATATGTAATTGATGGTGTTGTTGTAGGTAAAGGTGATGATAACTCAGGGGTAATGACTTCATTCAATCCATTATCATCAATTGACCCTAACCAAATTGAATCAATTACAGTTTTAAAAGATGCTTCTTCAACAGCTTTATATGGAGCACGTGGGGCAAATGGGGTAATTGTAGTTAAAACAAAACGTGGTAAATTCAACCAAAAAACAAAATTCAATGTAGCGACAGAAATGTCGATTCAAGATATTGCTTTTGATAAAGCGAAATTCTTAAATTCAGAAGATTTTGTAAAATGGGGTGGATTATCATTCTATAATACAGGAGAATTTTCTTCTCAACTAGAAGCTCAAAATTACTTCTCAGACGATGTTATCGGATGGGATGGTAAAACAAACGAAGATTGGACAAAAGCAATTCAACGTGATATGTCTACTGTTCGTACATACAGTTTCTCTGCAACAGGAGGTTCTGATAATACTTCTTTCCGTACAGGTTTTTCTTACTATGATAATGATCCATTAATTATCAACTCTAAATTCGACCGTTTATCAGCGTCTTTAGCAGTTGATCACAAAGCTTCAGATCGTTTCAAATTAGGAACTAACTTAAACTATTCTCGTGTACAAAATAAAACGTATGCGGATGCAGGAGCGTACTCTAACCCATGGGCTACTCGTTGGACAATTATTCCAACATTACCTGTTTATAATGCGGATGGTTCGTATAATCTAAATTTATTAGGGAATAAAGATTTTAACCCGGTAGGTTTACAAAAAGAAAATAAAGTTGGTGGTACAGTTAACACGTTCTTAGCTTCTGTTTACGGAGACTACCAAATCATCAAAGATTTATCATTCAACTCTCAATTTGGTACACAATACCAAAACTTAGATGAAACGTTATACTGGAATCCATATTTTGGTGATGGTCAACGTACGAATGGTTATATGTACGAATCTCAAAGCCAATATACAGATTGGAACTGGGTAAACACTTTAACTTACAACAAAAAATTTGGTGATCGTCACGAATTTATTGCAAATGCTGGTTGGGAATACCAAGAACACATTGGAAAAATTCGTTCTCAAGATAAACAAAACTTTATCTTAAACGGAATGTATATGGATAATGCTTCACAAGCTTTATCAATTTCTGGAAACCGAATTAAATGGACTCAAATTTCTTACTTCGGACGTTTAAATTATATTTTTGATGGAAAATATACAGTAAACGGACAAGTTCGTCGTGATGCAAACTCAACATTAGGAATCAATGACCAAGCTGGTCTATTCTGGTCTGTGGGTGGATCTTGGGCAATGAACAAAGATTTAAACATTCGTTTCGTTGATAACTTAACATTACGTGCAAACTATGGTGAAATTGGTAACGTACCTTACGCTGATGGATGGGGTAACCAATACAACAGCTACTCAACGTTAGCAAATACAAGAAACTATGGTGATGCAGGGGTATTAATCGTTGATACTGCAGGAAATCCAAATTTAAAATGGGAAATTTCTAAACAAGCCAACATAGGTTTAGATTACTCTTTATTCAATGGATTCTTATCAGGTACAATTGATGCCTACAACAAACGTACTGAAGATGCCATCTTCCCTGTACAAATTCCTTCAGAAACGCCTTCATCAGCAGATTATATCATGAAAAATGTGGGTGAAATCGTTAATAAAGGGATTGAGGCAACAGTTACTGTTCGTCCTTTCCGTGGAGATTTCAACTGGAACATTAGTGCAAACTTCGCTTACAATAAATCAGAAGTTGGAGATTTAATTGACAACGATGCTATTTATTTAGAAGGTGGTAATAAAGCTGTTCAATCAGGACGTTTATTCGGTGAATACTACATGGTAGGATGGGCTGGAGTAGATCAGTCAAATGGTAATCCATTATTCTACACTGACGAAACGGAAACAGAAACAACTTCTAACTATAATGAAGCTTCTAAGTATTTCCAAGATAAATCACCATTCCCTAAATATATGGCTGGTTTAAGAAATGACTTAAGCTACAAAAATATTACGTTATCTGTCTTCTTATCTGGACAATTTGAGTATTCCGTAATCGATAGATTCTCAAACTACATCTACAATGATGGAGCTTATTACGATATCAACGTTTATCAAGAGGCATTAACAGACAGCTGGACTCCACAAAATACTACAGCTTCTAACCCAATGCAGGTGTATGGTAACGGTACTGGTTCAAACAAAATGTCAACTCGTTTCTTACGTGATGGTGATCACATCCGTTTAAAAGAGGTAAAATTAGCTTATAGTTTAGGTGATAAGTTAGAAAAATCAGGAATCAGTAACTTAACAGTTTATGTTCGTGCAACGAACTTAGCGACTTGGGCGTTTGATAAAAAATTAACGTTCGACCCTGAAACAAACTCAAACAGTTATTCTTACGGATGGCAAGGTAAAGGGACTTATGATTATACATCTCCAATCATGAGAAGTTTCTCAGTAGGTGTATCAGTTGATTTCTAA
- a CDS encoding DUF1343 domain-containing protein: protein MKKLVKYTSIALLLSTPIFSISQTTDYATEFAGANKKLDLVYGLEIGLGAENTEAYLQLLKGKKIGVVSNQTGILRTNAKNLDYKDNTIHLVDFLLDQKINVVKIYSPEHGFRGDADAGAKVKSGVDSKTGLPIVSLYGNNRKPTADQIKDVDILLFDMQDVGARFYTYISTLHYVMEAAAEQGKQVIVLDRPNPNAHYIDGPVMQPEFTSFVGMHKVPIVYGMTIGEYAQMINGEGWLKNKMKADLKVIPLKDYNHKMRYTLPIKPSPNLPNDRAINLYPSTCLFEGTNVNEGRGTDFQFQVYGSPYLKNMPFQYTPTSKPGATSPKFKDEICYGEDLSDELYMDEISLQWLINAYRNNTKQPFWTLNGKKLWIDQLSGTAELRKQIETGWSEERIKATWQKDLDEFKKVRAKYLMYKD from the coding sequence ATGAAAAAACTTGTCAAATATACATCAATTGCTTTACTTCTAAGCACTCCAATTTTTTCAATTTCACAAACTACCGATTATGCTACCGAATTTGCAGGAGCGAACAAGAAATTAGATTTGGTTTATGGTTTAGAAATTGGTCTTGGTGCTGAAAATACAGAAGCTTATTTGCAATTATTAAAAGGGAAAAAAATTGGAGTTGTTTCCAATCAAACTGGAATCTTAAGGACAAATGCAAAAAATTTAGATTATAAGGACAATACCATTCATTTGGTTGATTTTTTATTGGATCAAAAAATAAATGTAGTTAAAATCTATTCGCCTGAGCACGGATTTCGAGGTGATGCCGATGCAGGCGCTAAGGTCAAATCGGGTGTAGATTCTAAAACAGGATTACCTATTGTTTCATTGTACGGAAATAACCGTAAACCAACAGCTGATCAAATCAAAGATGTTGATATTTTACTCTTCGATATGCAAGATGTTGGTGCGCGTTTCTATACCTATATTTCGACATTACATTATGTTATGGAAGCGGCTGCCGAACAAGGCAAGCAAGTGATTGTTTTGGATCGTCCAAATCCAAATGCACATTATATCGACGGGCCAGTGATGCAACCTGAATTTACTTCCTTTGTGGGAATGCATAAGGTTCCGATTGTTTATGGAATGACAATTGGCGAATATGCACAAATGATTAATGGAGAAGGCTGGTTGAAAAATAAAATGAAAGCCGATTTAAAAGTGATTCCTTTGAAAGATTACAATCATAAAATGCGCTATACTTTACCGATAAAACCTTCACCAAATTTACCGAACGACCGTGCGATTAACCTTTATCCAAGTACGTGTTTGTTTGAAGGAACAAATGTAAACGAAGGAAGAGGTACAGATTTTCAATTTCAAGTTTATGGTTCACCTTATTTAAAAAATATGCCATTCCAATATACGCCGACTTCAAAACCTGGAGCGACAAGTCCAAAGTTTAAAGATGAAATTTGTTACGGTGAAGATTTATCGGATGAATTGTATATGGATGAAATTTCATTGCAATGGTTGATTAATGCGTATCGAAACAATACAAAACAACCTTTTTGGACGTTGAACGGAAAAAAATTATGGATTGATCAATTATCTGGAACAGCTGAATTGAGAAAACAAATTGAAACAGGATGGTCGGAAGAACGTATCAAAGCAACTTGGCAAAAGGATTTGGATGAATTTAAGAAAGTAAGAGCTAAATATTTGATGTATAAAGATTAA
- a CDS encoding pyridoxal-phosphate dependent enzyme translates to MKYANNILETIGNTPLVKLNHITKDLPCTVLAKVEYFNPGHSCKDRMALKMVEDAEKDGRLVPGGTIIEGTSGNTGMGLALAAIIKGYKLICVITDKQSKEKMDILRAVGAKVVVCPTDVEPTDPRSYYSVSKRLAEETPNGWYVNQYDNPSNALANYEQTGPEIWEQTEGKVTHFIVGVGTGGTISGVGKYLKEQNPNVKVWGVDTYGSVFKKYKETGIFDENEVYSYVTEGIGEDILPENVDFDIIDGFTKVTDKDAAVYTRRLALEEGLFVGMSSGSAIKGLLQMKDEFGPDDVVVVLFHDSGSRYVGKIFNDDWMRDRGYLEDEVKTAADLIQEHIDKPLVIARTEELASHAIDRMRRFKISQIPVVDINGFAGSLDESDLFQAFMQDPNVAEKPIREIMGAAYPIVKANASVEEVSKLITKENQAVLIELENGKHHIITKYDIINSIK, encoded by the coding sequence ATGAAATACGCAAATAATATATTAGAAACAATTGGTAACACGCCTTTAGTAAAATTAAACCATATTACTAAAGATTTACCTTGTACAGTTTTAGCAAAGGTTGAATATTTTAACCCAGGACATTCTTGTAAAGACCGTATGGCTTTAAAGATGGTTGAGGATGCTGAAAAAGACGGACGTTTAGTTCCAGGTGGTACAATTATCGAAGGTACTTCTGGAAATACAGGAATGGGATTAGCTTTAGCTGCAATTATCAAAGGTTATAAATTAATTTGTGTTATTACAGATAAGCAATCTAAAGAGAAAATGGATATCTTACGTGCCGTAGGTGCGAAAGTAGTAGTTTGTCCAACAGATGTTGAGCCAACAGATCCACGTTCTTATTACTCAGTTTCTAAACGTTTAGCAGAAGAAACACCTAACGGATGGTATGTGAATCAATACGATAATCCATCGAATGCTTTAGCCAACTATGAGCAAACTGGACCAGAAATTTGGGAACAAACAGAAGGAAAAGTAACGCACTTTATCGTAGGTGTTGGAACAGGAGGAACAATTTCTGGAGTTGGAAAATACTTAAAAGAGCAAAATCCTAACGTTAAAGTATGGGGAGTTGATACTTACGGATCAGTTTTCAAAAAATATAAAGAGACTGGAATCTTCGACGAAAACGAGGTTTATTCTTATGTAACGGAAGGAATTGGTGAAGATATTTTACCAGAAAATGTAGATTTTGATATAATTGATGGTTTCACAAAAGTTACAGATAAAGATGCAGCGGTTTACACGCGTCGTTTAGCATTAGAAGAAGGTTTATTTGTAGGGATGTCTTCTGGATCTGCGATTAAAGGATTATTACAAATGAAGGACGAATTTGGTCCAGACGATGTTGTTGTTGTTTTATTCCACGATTCAGGTTCTCGTTACGTAGGTAAAATCTTTAATGACGATTGGATGCGCGATAGAGGTTACTTAGAAGATGAGGTTAAAACAGCTGCGGATTTAATTCAAGAGCACATCGACAAACCATTGGTAATTGCTCGTACTGAAGAATTAGCTTCTCATGCAATCGATCGTATGCGTCGTTTCAAAATCTCTCAAATTCCAGTGGTTGATATCAACGGATTTGCAGGTTCATTAGACGAATCAGATTTATTCCAAGCATTTATGCAAGATCCTAATGTAGCAGAAAAACCAATTCGTGAGATTATGGGTGCAGCTTATCCAATTGTAAAAGCAAATGCATCGGTTGAAGAAGTTTCTAAATTAATTACGAAGGAAAATCAAGCCGTATTGATTGAGTTAGAGAATGGTAAACACCATATCATTACAAAATACGATATTATCAATTCGATTAAATAA
- a CDS encoding ABC transporter permease, whose amino-acid sequence MNFSWWFSKKIALGKNTKNNLSSIIIRIGQVAVALGIIVSLVTISTGVGARKAIKSKLADFNGHITIRNYNSNNSLNSDSLSLKQAFYPTFKNVPDVVHVQAIANKSGVIRTAENFSGVVFKGVGTDYDSVRFENFLVKGHFPRVNKDSMTDDVVLSKKIADELKLDVDSSFVMYFIREDSNPVYRRFNVRGIYKSDIKNFDDIVMLGDIKHVQNLNKWDSTTVGGFELFVKDVEDIETAAAQVAQNIPYNLFSESATSSFAQINEWITIFDKNIVIIVVIMLFVVIINMVMVLLILILERTQSIGLLKAFGATNWKVRTLFINYAIFIMFPGLVAGNVIGLGLLLIQKYFKIIKLPAENYYISVAPVYLDFGTIALLNIGAIIICAIVLLLPSYMIAKITPSKAINFR is encoded by the coding sequence TTGAACTTTTCTTGGTGGTTTTCTAAAAAAATAGCACTTGGTAAAAATACTAAAAATAACTTATCAAGTATTATCATTCGTATTGGTCAAGTTGCAGTGGCTTTAGGAATTATCGTTTCTTTGGTCACGATTTCTACGGGTGTCGGTGCTCGAAAAGCAATCAAAAGTAAATTAGCCGATTTCAACGGTCATATTACGATTCGTAATTATAACAGCAACAATTCTTTAAATTCAGATTCTTTATCGCTTAAGCAAGCATTTTATCCAACATTTAAAAATGTACCCGATGTGGTCCACGTGCAAGCCATTGCTAACAAAAGTGGGGTGATTCGGACAGCCGAGAACTTTAGTGGTGTTGTTTTTAAAGGTGTTGGTACCGATTACGATTCGGTACGATTTGAAAATTTCTTGGTAAAAGGTCATTTTCCACGCGTCAACAAAGACTCAATGACGGATGATGTGGTATTATCCAAGAAAATTGCGGACGAATTAAAATTGGATGTCGACAGTTCATTTGTAATGTATTTTATTCGCGAAGACAGTAACCCTGTTTATCGTCGTTTTAATGTACGTGGGATTTACAAATCCGATATCAAAAACTTTGATGATATCGTGATGTTAGGGGATATCAAACACGTACAAAACCTAAATAAATGGGACAGTACGACGGTTGGAGGATTTGAATTGTTTGTCAAAGATGTAGAAGATATAGAAACTGCTGCAGCTCAAGTCGCTCAAAATATTCCGTATAATTTATTTTCTGAATCCGCGACATCATCCTTTGCTCAAATCAACGAATGGATCACCATTTTTGATAAGAATATTGTTATCATTGTCGTGATTATGCTTTTTGTAGTGATCATTAATATGGTAATGGTATTATTAATTTTGATTTTAGAACGTACGCAATCCATCGGATTATTAAAAGCATTTGGAGCAACCAATTGGAAGGTCAGAACTTTATTTATCAATTATGCCATCTTTATTATGTTTCCAGGGTTAGTAGCAGGAAATGTAATTGGATTAGGATTATTATTGATTCAGAAATATTTTAAAATCATCAAATTGCCAGCAGAAAATTATTATATCTCTGTTGCGCCTGTCTATTTAGATTTCGGAACAATCGCATTGCTTAATATTGGTGCTATTATAATTTGTGCAATTGTATTACTTTTGCCATCGTATATGATTGCTAAGATTACGCCATCAAAAGCGATAAATTTTAGATAA
- a CDS encoding RagB/SusD family nutrient uptake outer membrane protein: MKKITILAITAFMVSFSSCSEDLLDQTPVNTITYDGNSTIKSASDMEAALNGMYSEFASADALATDGIVLGELISDNAFISRRNDGRFKITNTMTWTPSDTNNDFVIYNKLYDVVGMANLIINSDLEETDVVKGFKAQAYAARGIAFYYLASFYAANPTSGENQEYGIAIHTGEYNPNAYYGRSTVAETYAQIISDLENGISEYNESTVNKGYLSATASRLMLAKAYLTRGAAGDYQKAIQYADEALASNATITATELNSYFKGTTSGELNNQPETVFEINMSVITNPGVNRAISAFYDPYGAKNYLMFRADFINSISDDDARKALFTQENASENDDPKGYYVQKFTQTVDGTNFIGNVRVLRLTEAKFIKWEAMAKLGQGAAALAELNEFAAERGGAQYEGDALTAILAEKRIEFLGEGQRFHDLKRNNLGFVKTTNVEGNIADVPANSKYFFFPIPSSTLNLNRAMTQFPGWGN; encoded by the coding sequence ATGAAAAAGATAACAATATTAGCGATTACTGCATTTATGGTAAGTTTTTCTTCATGTTCAGAAGATTTATTAGACCAAACGCCAGTTAATACAATTACATACGATGGTAATTCTACCATCAAATCAGCTAGTGATATGGAAGCTGCCCTTAATGGGATGTACAGCGAATTTGCTTCAGCAGATGCATTAGCAACAGACGGAATCGTTTTAGGAGAGTTAATCTCTGATAATGCTTTTATTTCAAGAAGAAATGATGGTCGTTTCAAGATCACTAATACAATGACTTGGACGCCTTCAGATACGAATAATGATTTCGTGATTTACAACAAATTATATGATGTTGTAGGGATGGCTAACTTAATTATCAACTCTGATTTAGAAGAGACTGATGTTGTGAAAGGTTTTAAAGCGCAAGCTTATGCTGCACGTGGTATTGCATTTTACTACTTAGCATCTTTCTATGCAGCAAACCCAACATCTGGAGAAAACCAAGAGTATGGTATTGCAATTCATACAGGTGAATACAATCCTAATGCTTACTATGGTCGTTCCACAGTTGCTGAAACGTATGCTCAAATTATCTCGGATTTAGAAAATGGTATTTCTGAATATAACGAATCGACAGTAAATAAAGGATATTTATCTGCAACAGCTTCTCGTTTAATGTTAGCGAAAGCTTACTTAACTCGTGGAGCTGCAGGAGATTACCAAAAAGCAATTCAGTATGCGGATGAAGCATTAGCTTCTAATGCAACTATTACTGCAACAGAATTAAATTCTTATTTCAAAGGAACAACTTCTGGTGAATTAAATAATCAACCAGAAACAGTATTTGAAATTAATATGTCTGTTATTACAAACCCAGGGGTTAACCGTGCAATTTCTGCATTCTATGACCCTTATGGAGCGAAAAACTATTTAATGTTCCGTGCCGATTTCATCAACTCAATTTCGGATGATGATGCGCGTAAAGCATTATTTACACAAGAAAATGCATCTGAAAATGATGATCCTAAAGGATACTACGTACAGAAATTTACACAAACCGTTGATGGAACAAACTTCATCGGAAATGTTCGTGTATTACGTTTAACAGAAGCTAAATTCATCAAATGGGAAGCCATGGCTAAATTAGGTCAAGGTGCTGCAGCTTTAGCTGAATTAAATGAATTTGCTGCTGAACGTGGTGGAGCTCAATATGAAGGTGATGCATTAACAGCAATTTTAGCTGAAAAACGTATCGAATTCTTAGGAGAGGGACAACGTTTCCACGATTTAAAACGTAATAACTTAGGATTTGTTAAAACAACAAATGTAGAAGGTAATATTGCTGATGTACCTGCAAACAGCAAGTACTTCTTCTTCCCAATCCCAAGTTCAACGTTGAACTTAAACCGTGCTATGACACAATTCCCAGGGTGGGGTAACTAA